The following nucleotide sequence is from Agromyces sp. SYSU T00194.
GGCGAGCTGCCCGAGCTGCCCGTCGTGAACGCGTTCGACGTGTCGATGATCCTGTACGCGGAGCACTCGTTCAACGCCTCGACGTTCACGGCGCGCGTGATCACCAGCACGCTCTCCGACCTGTACTCGGCCGTCGTCGGGGCGATCGGCGCGCTCAAGGGGCCGCTGCACGGCGGCGCGAACGAGGCGGTCATGCACGCGTTCGACGAGATCGGGTCGGCAGACCGCGCCGAGGCCTGGCTCGACGAGGCCCTCGCCGCCAAGCGCAAGGTCATGGGCTTCGGGCACCGCGTCTACAAGCACGGCGACTCGCGCGTGCCCACCATGCGCGACGCGATGGAGCGCATGCTCGAGTACTACGACCGCCCCGACCTGTTCGAGCTCTACGTCACGCTCGAGCGCGCGATGGACGAGCGCAAGGGCATCAAGCCGAACCTCGACTACCCCGCGGGCCCGACGTACCACGTCATGGGCTTCGACACCGAGACGTTCACGCCGCTGTTCGTCGCGAGCCGCGTGGTCGGCTGGACCGCGCACATCATGGAACAGCTCGACGGCAACTCGCTCATCCGCCCGCTGTCGGTCTACGACGGCGCCGGCGAGCGGCACGTCCCCGTGCGCTGAGGCCCGCGCGGCTGGGGGAATCGCACAAGCGCGGCGCCCCGCGCGAGCGGGCCCGGTTGTCCGAGTCGGCCAACGGATGCCCCGGGGCATCCGCCCTGCCCTACAGTGCACCCGTGCACATGTTCTTCCGGACCCTCCTCCACCTCGCCTGGTTCTCCCGCCGCAAGCAGGGCCTCGGGCACTACGACGTCGCCCGCACGAACTTCATCACGCTGCCGACCGACCTCGACGTCAACTGGCACATGAACAACGGCGTGTACTTCTCGATCATGGACGTCGCGCGCTTCGACATGCTCGTGCGCAACGGCGTCTGGAAGATCTTCCGCGACCGCGGCTGGTACCCGGTGGTCGTCGCCGAGACGCTGTCGTTCCGCAAGTCGTTGAACCTCTGGCAGCGGTTCACGATCGAGTCGCGCATCCTCGGCTTCGACGACAAGGCCGTGTACGTCGAGCAGCGCTTCGTGCGCCCCGGCCCCGACGGCGAGCCCGAGGTGTACGCGAAGGGCTACATCCGCGGCCGGTTCCTGAAGAAGGGCGGCGGCACCGTCTCGGTCGCCGAGCTGATCGAGGCGATCGGCGAGGTGCCCGAGGAGATGGTCGTGCCCGAGCGCCTGCTCGAGTGGGGCCAGGGCGTGTCGCTGCCGGCCACGCGCGCGGCGGCGCCGTCGGTCTGGAGCTGACGCGGCCCGGAGCTGACGCGGCCCGGAGCTGACGCGGCCCGGCCGAGCGGATGCCCCGGGGCATCCGCTCGCGGCTAGCTGAGCTCCTTCTTCGGCACGACCACCTCGCGGATGATGAGGAGGATGCCCGCCGCGATCGGGATGGCGACCAGCGCACCCGGCAGGCCGGCCAGCGTGCCGCCGGCGAGGGCCGCGATCAGCACGAGCGAGCCCGGGATCGACACGGCCTTGCTCATCACGCGCGGGGTGAGGATGTAGGCCTCGACCTGCATGTAGATGAGCATGAAGATCAGCACGATGATCGCGGCGGTCGGCGAGACGAACAGCGCGACGATCGTCATGGCGATGGTCGTCAGGATCGTACCGATCAGCGGGATGAGCGTGATCAGGAACGCGACCGACGCGATGACGATGGCGTACGGCACGCCGACGATGATCAGCAGGATGAGGCTGTAGGTCGCGTTGAAGAACGCGAGCACGACCATGCCGCTGAGGTAGCGGCCGATCGAGTCCATGATCCGCTCGGCGTAGCCGACGACCGTCTCGCGGTGCGACTTGGAGATCAGCGAGTAGCAGGCCTGCTTCATCGTGTCGAGCGTCGCGATGAAGTAGATCGACAGGATGAAGATGAAGAATCCGGTCGAGATCGCGTTCACGACCGTGCCCGCCACCTGGAGTGCGCCGCCGCCGACGGTCGCCCAGGTGTTGGGATCGGTGATGATGCCCAGGAGCCAGTCGTAGGCGCCCGAGATCGCGCCGCCGGTGAAGTCCTCCACCGCCAGGTACCAGTCCTGCTGCTGCACGTCCTCGACTGCCTGCGGCAGCCCCTGGATGAACTCGACCGACTGCGTGACGATGATCGGGATGAGCAGGAGCAGCATGCCCGCGACGACGCCGACGAACAGCAGGATGACCGTGACGATCGCCCAGCCCCGCTTCATGCCGCGTCGCTGGAACCAGCGGATGAGCGGGTCGAGCCCGAGCGCGACGAAGATCGCCGCGAAGACCGAGAAGATCACCGACGACAGCCCGAGGGCGGCCTGGGCGAGGAAGAGCGCCAGCAGCACGCCGAGGGTCGCGACGAACGCCCACCGGAACGGATGGTTGCTCATCACGCTCACGACGGGACGCGCGCGCGACATCACCTCGGGCTCGGTCACTTCACTGGCGTCGGTGCTGCGACGAGGCTTCCTCATGGCGCCAGTCTAGGGGTGGGTCACACCGATTCCGCGGGAACCACCAGCCCCTTGTAGTAGTCGACGTAGCTGTCGCCGTAGTGGTCCCAGCCGGGGGCCTCGCCGCCCGTGACCGCGGCCCGCAGGGCGTCGAGGTAGTGGTCCCACACAGGACCGATGCGCGCGGCCTCACCGGGGTCGCGCAGCCGCTGGCCGAGGGTCAGCGCCGTGCGGCCGCCCTTCTCGGTGAGGTGGCAGTAGACGCGCACCTCGTCGGCGCCCATCCCCACGTCGGCGGTGAACCGGTGCGGCGCCTCGAACTCGAGGACGCTGGCGTACTCCCAGTCGGAGTTCGCGCCCGAGGTCAGCACGAACCGCACGCCGCCGGTGCGTGGATTGCCGGTGTACGTGCCGATCCACTTCTTCATCTCGCTGGGCTCGGTGAGCGTGAACCAGACCTTCTCGATCGGCGCTGCGAAGAGCCGGTCGAACAGCAGGTACAGGCCGTCGGGCCGGTTCGCGAAGTGGCCGGTGGGGTTCGTCATGATGACCTCCAAACGAGACCTCGTCGTCGATTCCAGCCTATTGCGGCGGGGCCCGCGGGGCCAGAGATTCCGCGGCGAGTACGGCCGCCGATCGTGCGCCCGGAGCGAACGGACGCCGCCGCGTCGCGGGGTCGCGGCCGGGGCGCCCGTGCCCGCTAGGATCGGGGGCATGAGCCAGCGCAACCAGTCCGACGAGCACGCCCTCGACATCACGAGCGGCCGCTCCGGCTGGTGGGGTGCCTTCGCCGGAGTCATCGCCATGGTGTTCGTCGCGGTGCCGCTGTCGGCCGCGATCGGCCTCGCCACGCACCCCGCGACGCAGACCCTGTTCAGCGGCGAGCGCATCACCGGCGCCTCGCAGGCGGGCTACTCGGCGTTCTGGTGGATCGTCGCGATCGTGCTGCTCGCGCTCCCGTTCGGCATCGGCTTCCTCATCGCCAGGGCGTCGTCCCGCGCCCTCGCCGTCGTCGGCGCGATCGTCGTGCTCTTCGTCATCGCCGTCATCGTGCTGGGGCAGCTCTTCGTCTTCTAGGTTCCGACGGGCCGAGCGGATGCCCCCGGGCCGACCGCTCGCGCTCGCTGTCGGTTCAGCCCGCGAGCGCCTCGACCACGGCCATCGCGGCGTTGTGCCCGCCGATGCCGGAGACTGCGCCGCCGCGCACGGCGCCTGATCCGCACATGAGGATGCGCGGATGCGCGGTGGCCACGCCCCAGCGCTCCGCCGGGGTCGACGCCGGGTCGCCGTCCTCCCGCCACGGCCACGAGAGCGGCCCGTGGAAGATGTTGCCGCCGGGCATCGCGAGGGCGCGCTCGAGGTCGCGCGTGGTCTTCGTCTCGATGCACGGCCGGCCCGAGGCATCCGTCGCCAGCAGCGACTCGATCGGCTCGGCGAGCACCGAGTCGAGCGAGTCGAGCACGGCCCGCTCGGCGGTGCGGCGCAGCTCGTCGTCGCCGAGCGCGTCGACCAGGCGGTCGGGCACGTGCAGGGCGAAGACGGTGAGCGTGTGCGCGCCCGACGCGGTGAGCTCGGGCGAGAGGATGCTCGGGTCGCTCAGGGTGTGGCAGTAGACCTCGCACGGCATCGGGTCGGGCAGGCGGCCGGCGGATGCGGCGGCGTAGGCGGCCTCGAGCTGGGTGGCGGTCTCGTTGACGTGGAGCGTGCCGCCGAACGCGGCCTCGGGGGACACCGACGTGTCGCGCAGGCGCGGCAGACGGGTGAGCAGCAGGTTGACCTTGAGCTGGGCGCCCTCCGGGCGCGGGGCGGAGTCGGGCTCGCCGAGCAGGCGGGCGAGCACGTGCGGGGCCACGCCGGAGAGCACGGTGCCCGCGGTGACGGTGTGTTCGACGCCGGCCTGGGTGTAGCGCACGTCGCCGTCGGGCGTGATCACCGTGGCATCCGCCCCCGTCACCAGCGTCGCGCCGGCCGTGCGCGCGGCCCTCGCGAGCTCGCCGCTCACCGCGCCCATGCCGCCGACCGGTACGTCCCAGTCGCCGGTGCCGCCGCCGATCACGTGGTACAGGAAGCAGCGGTTCGCCTCGAGCGCCGGATCGCTCGTGCGCGTGAACGTGCCGATCAGCCCGTCGGTCTCGACGACGCCGCGCACGAGGTCGTTCGAGAAGCGCGACGCGACGGCCTCGCCGAGCGGGCGGCGCACGAACTCGTCCCAGACGCGGGCGTCGTCGACCATTCGGCGCACCTCGTCGCGCGTCGGCAGCGGCTCGGTGAGCGTCGGGAAGATCGCCTCGGCGAGGCGCGCGGTGTCGTCGCCGAAGCTGCCCCAGGCGAGGGCGTCGGATGCCGCGCCGATGCGGTCGAACGCGCCGTAGCCGGCGCCGTCGCGCTCGATCAACAGGCCGCGGGTCGGGTCGTGCGGGTCGGGCGTGTACGAGGAGTGGGCGCGTCTGACCAGGCGGAGGTCGAGCCCGAGGTCGTCGATGATGCGCTTCGGGAGCAGGCTCACGAGGTAGGAGTAGCGGCTGAGCCGCGCGTCGACGCCCTCGAACGCCGGGGCGGAGATCGCCGCGCCGCCGAGGTGGTCGTCGCGCTCGAGCAGCAGCACGTCGAGGCCCGCGCGGGCCAGGTAGGCGGCGGCGGTCAGCCCGTTGTGTCCGCCGCCGACGATCACGACATCGTGTTCCACAGGCATGGGTCGAGGGTACCCGGGGGCGATCGTTCCGCCGCTGAGTGTGCTCGTTCTCGCGCTCGTAGCCCCGATTCGAGGGTCCGATCGAGTCGTTTCGAGCACACTCGAGGGCGGATGGCTACGGTGAGGTCATGGGTTGGCGGAGGAACCGGGTGCCACTGATGCTCGCCCTGCCGGTCGGGTCCGCGGGGGGAGTGGTCCTCGCTGTCGCCGTGTACCTGTCGTCGAATGCCGACTACCGTGCGCTGGGCGGCTGGGGTGCGTTCGGATATCTCGTCGGAGTCGGCGCAGTGCTCGGCGGGGTGACCGCGATCGGGGCGGTCGCCGGCGCGGTGCTCGCACTCCTCATCGCAGGCCGGGCCGCACGATCCGCGGGGTCGATCCTCGCCGGTTCGATCGGAGCCGGAGTCGGCGCGGCCACGTTGTGGCTCGGCATCGGCGTGGCCAGCGCGTTCGCGTCGAGCGCGGGCTCCTGGTTCGGTGTCTCCCTAGCCTTCGCGGCTGTCGCTGCACTCGTCGCGACCGCGCTCGCGGCACTGCTGCTGCGCTCGGCGACGAAGCGTCGGCGTTCACCGATCTCCGAGGCACCCGGCGGGACGCGGACCGACTGATCGTTCGACTTGCAGCCAACACGGTTGTCGTGTGCGACGACGCGGAATCCTCCTCGACTTCTACGGCACGATCGTCGACGAGGAAGACGATGTCAGGCGAGTGATCTGCGAGGCGCGACGGGTCGCTCGAGTT
It contains:
- a CDS encoding SRPBCC domain-containing protein, which produces MTNPTGHFANRPDGLYLLFDRLFAAPIEKVWFTLTEPSEMKKWIGTYTGNPRTGGVRFVLTSGANSDWEYASVLEFEAPHRFTADVGMGADEVRVYCHLTEKGGRTALTLGQRLRDPGEAARIGPVWDHYLDALRAAVTGGEAPGWDHYGDSYVDYYKGLVVPAESV
- a CDS encoding AI-2E family transporter, producing MRKPRRSTDASEVTEPEVMSRARPVVSVMSNHPFRWAFVATLGVLLALFLAQAALGLSSVIFSVFAAIFVALGLDPLIRWFQRRGMKRGWAIVTVILLFVGVVAGMLLLLIPIIVTQSVEFIQGLPQAVEDVQQQDWYLAVEDFTGGAISGAYDWLLGIITDPNTWATVGGGALQVAGTVVNAISTGFFIFILSIYFIATLDTMKQACYSLISKSHRETVVGYAERIMDSIGRYLSGMVVLAFFNATYSLILLIIVGVPYAIVIASVAFLITLIPLIGTILTTIAMTIVALFVSPTAAIIVLIFMLIYMQVEAYILTPRVMSKAVSIPGSLVLIAALAGGTLAGLPGALVAIPIAAGILLIIREVVVPKKELS
- a CDS encoding acyl-CoA thioesterase, yielding MFFRTLLHLAWFSRRKQGLGHYDVARTNFITLPTDLDVNWHMNNGVYFSIMDVARFDMLVRNGVWKIFRDRGWYPVVVAETLSFRKSLNLWQRFTIESRILGFDDKAVYVEQRFVRPGPDGEPEVYAKGYIRGRFLKKGGGTVSVAELIEAIGEVPEEMVVPERLLEWGQGVSLPATRAAAPSVWS
- a CDS encoding phytoene desaturase family protein; translation: MPVEHDVVIVGGGHNGLTAAAYLARAGLDVLLLERDDHLGGAAISAPAFEGVDARLSRYSYLVSLLPKRIIDDLGLDLRLVRRAHSSYTPDPHDPTRGLLIERDGAGYGAFDRIGAASDALAWGSFGDDTARLAEAIFPTLTEPLPTRDEVRRMVDDARVWDEFVRRPLGEAVASRFSNDLVRGVVETDGLIGTFTRTSDPALEANRCFLYHVIGGGTGDWDVPVGGMGAVSGELARAARTAGATLVTGADATVITPDGDVRYTQAGVEHTVTAGTVLSGVAPHVLARLLGEPDSAPRPEGAQLKVNLLLTRLPRLRDTSVSPEAAFGGTLHVNETATQLEAAYAAASAGRLPDPMPCEVYCHTLSDPSILSPELTASGAHTLTVFALHVPDRLVDALGDDELRRTAERAVLDSLDSVLAEPIESLLATDASGRPCIETKTTRDLERALAMPGGNIFHGPLSWPWREDGDPASTPAERWGVATAHPRILMCGSGAVRGGAVSGIGGHNAAMAVVEALAG
- a CDS encoding bifunctional 2-methylcitrate synthase/citrate synthase, which encodes MTDQQTEPEIHKGLAGVYVDTTAISKVNPETNSLLYRGYPVQELAASVTFEEVAYLLWNGELPDERQLAAFEQRERSLRGLDHTVKRVIDELPLTAHPMDVVRTAVSVIGARDPKARESSPDVNLDIAMRLFAQLPSIVAYDQRRRHELDMVEPRDDLGYSANFLFMTFGELPELPVVNAFDVSMILYAEHSFNASTFTARVITSTLSDLYSAVVGAIGALKGPLHGGANEAVMHAFDEIGSADRAEAWLDEALAAKRKVMGFGHRVYKHGDSRVPTMRDAMERMLEYYDRPDLFELYVTLERAMDERKGIKPNLDYPAGPTYHVMGFDTETFTPLFVASRVVGWTAHIMEQLDGNSLIRPLSVYDGAGERHVPVR